One window of the Triticum dicoccoides isolate Atlit2015 ecotype Zavitan chromosome 3B, WEW_v2.0, whole genome shotgun sequence genome contains the following:
- the LOC119275106 gene encoding protein TWIN LOV 1-like isoform X2 has translation MEGEERRLAASLTARYSEWVLEELDELRGSFLLTDPAMPGHPIVYASRGLASLTGYPRRELLGRNARLFQGAATDRAAVSGVREAVRTQRAHQVAILNYRRDGSPHWVLLHLAPVFHAADGRVLHFLAVQVPIAAAPRRHPGRPAAFAACREEARGEEELPCASHVGEVFVDIDKRGLEAEEPRIASVCDKEMALSTANKIFSTLNRYSKLTGLVVCERRCDSVGIPALSSSLNLSLGRIKQSFVLTDRHLPDMPIVYASDAFLSLTGKDFCCSNHLTYPGYSREEILGCNCRFLNGPGTSAEVLEEINQHICLEEACTVHLLNYRKDGSTFRDLLHVSPIRNSSGKVGLHPFQVAFHVWVHLDESAKHDFSGLTPEVWQLGAVGAVRVAVRSLSASGSLLRPSQ, from the exons ATGGAAGGGGAGGAGCGGCGGCTGGCGGCGTCGCTCACGGCGCGGTACTCGGAGTGGGTGCTGGAGGAGCTGGACGAGCTGCGGGGGAGCTTCCTGCTCACGGACCCGGCCATGCCGGGCCACCCCATCGTCTACGCCTCCCGGGGCCTCGCGTCGCTCACGGGCTACCCGCGCCGCGAGCTGCTCGGCCGCAACGCGCGCCTCTTCCAGGGCGCCGCCACCGACCGCGCCGCCGTCTCCGGCGTCCGCGAGGCCGTGCGCACCCAGCGCGCCCACCAGGTCGCCATCCTCAACTACCGCCGCGACGGCTCGCCCCACTGGGTGCTGCTCCACCTCGCGCCCGTCTTCCACGCCGCCGACGGCCGGGTGCTCCACTTCCTCGCCGTCCAGGTGCCCatcgccgccgcgccgcgccgtcACCCGGGCCGGCCCGCGGCGTTCGCGGCGTGCCGGGAGGAGGCCAGGGGGGAGGAGGAGCTGCCTTGCGCCAGCCACGTAGGGGAGGTGTTTGTGGATATCGATAAGAGAG GGCTGGAGGCTGAGGAACCACGTATAGCTAGCGTCTGTGACAAAGAGATGGCTCTAAGCACAGCAAACAAAATCTTCTCTACGCTGAACCGCTATAGCAAACTAACTGGTTTGGTGGTTTGTGAGAGGAGATGTGATTCTGTTGGTATCCCAGCACTCAGCTCTTCGCTAAATCTCTCTCTCGGTAGAATCAAACAGAGCTTTGTATT AACTGACCGCCATTTGCCTGACATGCCGATAGTCTATGCTAGTGATGCCTTTCTATCATTAACAG GCAAAGATTTCTGCTGTTCTAATCATCTTACTTATCCAGGTTACTCAAGAGAAGAAATATTGGGCTGTAACTGCAGATTTTTAAACGGTCCAGGTACTAGTGCGGAGGTTTTAGAGGAG ATAAATCAACATATCTGTCTTGAGGAGGCTTGCACAGTGCATTTGCTTAATTACAG GAAAGATGGAAGTACATTCCGTGATCTGCTACATGTGTCTCCCATCCGAAATTCATCGGGCAAGGTTGGCTTACATCCTTTTCAG GTCGCGTTTCATGTGTGGGTTCACCTTGACGAGAGCGCGAAGCATGATTTTAGTGGGTTGACCCCTGAGGTATGGCAGCTCGGTGCTGTTGGTGCTGTAAGAGTTGCAGTTAGAAGCCTGTCTGCGTCAGGTAGCCTGTTGAGACCGTCCCAATAG
- the LOC119275106 gene encoding protein TWIN LOV 1-like isoform X3: MEGEERRLAASLTARYSEWVLEELDELRGSFLLTDPAMPGHPIVYASRGLASLTGYPRRELLGRNARLFQGAATDRAAVSGVREAVRTQRAHQVAILNYRRDGSPHWVLLHLAPVFHAADGRVLHFLAVQVPIAAAPRRHPGRPAAFAACREEARGEEELPCASHVGEVFVDIDKRGMETRRRLEAEEPRIASVCDKEMALSTANKIFSTLNRYSKLTGLVVCERRCDSVGIPALSSSLNLSLGRIKQSFVLTDRHLPDMPIVYASDAFLSLTGKDFCCSNHLTYPGYSREEILGCNCRFLNGPGTSAEVLEEINQHICLEEACTVHLLNYRKDGSTFRDLLHVSPIRNSSGKVAFHVWVHLDESAKHDFSGLTPEVWQLGAVGAVRVAVRSLSASGSLLRPSQ, encoded by the exons ATGGAAGGGGAGGAGCGGCGGCTGGCGGCGTCGCTCACGGCGCGGTACTCGGAGTGGGTGCTGGAGGAGCTGGACGAGCTGCGGGGGAGCTTCCTGCTCACGGACCCGGCCATGCCGGGCCACCCCATCGTCTACGCCTCCCGGGGCCTCGCGTCGCTCACGGGCTACCCGCGCCGCGAGCTGCTCGGCCGCAACGCGCGCCTCTTCCAGGGCGCCGCCACCGACCGCGCCGCCGTCTCCGGCGTCCGCGAGGCCGTGCGCACCCAGCGCGCCCACCAGGTCGCCATCCTCAACTACCGCCGCGACGGCTCGCCCCACTGGGTGCTGCTCCACCTCGCGCCCGTCTTCCACGCCGCCGACGGCCGGGTGCTCCACTTCCTCGCCGTCCAGGTGCCCatcgccgccgcgccgcgccgtcACCCGGGCCGGCCCGCGGCGTTCGCGGCGTGCCGGGAGGAGGCCAGGGGGGAGGAGGAGCTGCCTTGCGCCAGCCACGTAGGGGAGGTGTTTGTGGATATCGATAAGAGAG GTATGGAGACAAGAAGAA GGCTGGAGGCTGAGGAACCACGTATAGCTAGCGTCTGTGACAAAGAGATGGCTCTAAGCACAGCAAACAAAATCTTCTCTACGCTGAACCGCTATAGCAAACTAACTGGTTTGGTGGTTTGTGAGAGGAGATGTGATTCTGTTGGTATCCCAGCACTCAGCTCTTCGCTAAATCTCTCTCTCGGTAGAATCAAACAGAGCTTTGTATT AACTGACCGCCATTTGCCTGACATGCCGATAGTCTATGCTAGTGATGCCTTTCTATCATTAACAG GCAAAGATTTCTGCTGTTCTAATCATCTTACTTATCCAGGTTACTCAAGAGAAGAAATATTGGGCTGTAACTGCAGATTTTTAAACGGTCCAGGTACTAGTGCGGAGGTTTTAGAGGAG ATAAATCAACATATCTGTCTTGAGGAGGCTTGCACAGTGCATTTGCTTAATTACAG GAAAGATGGAAGTACATTCCGTGATCTGCTACATGTGTCTCCCATCCGAAATTCATCGGGCAAG GTCGCGTTTCATGTGTGGGTTCACCTTGACGAGAGCGCGAAGCATGATTTTAGTGGGTTGACCCCTGAGGTATGGCAGCTCGGTGCTGTTGGTGCTGTAAGAGTTGCAGTTAGAAGCCTGTCTGCGTCAGGTAGCCTGTTGAGACCGTCCCAATAG
- the LOC119275106 gene encoding protein TWIN LOV 1-like isoform X1 gives MEGEERRLAASLTARYSEWVLEELDELRGSFLLTDPAMPGHPIVYASRGLASLTGYPRRELLGRNARLFQGAATDRAAVSGVREAVRTQRAHQVAILNYRRDGSPHWVLLHLAPVFHAADGRVLHFLAVQVPIAAAPRRHPGRPAAFAACREEARGEEELPCASHVGEVFVDIDKRGMETRRRLEAEEPRIASVCDKEMALSTANKIFSTLNRYSKLTGLVVCERRCDSVGIPALSSSLNLSLGRIKQSFVLTDRHLPDMPIVYASDAFLSLTGKDFCCSNHLTYPGYSREEILGCNCRFLNGPGTSAEVLEEINQHICLEEACTVHLLNYRKDGSTFRDLLHVSPIRNSSGKVGLHPFQVAFHVWVHLDESAKHDFSGLTPEVWQLGAVGAVRVAVRSLSASGSLLRPSQ, from the exons ATGGAAGGGGAGGAGCGGCGGCTGGCGGCGTCGCTCACGGCGCGGTACTCGGAGTGGGTGCTGGAGGAGCTGGACGAGCTGCGGGGGAGCTTCCTGCTCACGGACCCGGCCATGCCGGGCCACCCCATCGTCTACGCCTCCCGGGGCCTCGCGTCGCTCACGGGCTACCCGCGCCGCGAGCTGCTCGGCCGCAACGCGCGCCTCTTCCAGGGCGCCGCCACCGACCGCGCCGCCGTCTCCGGCGTCCGCGAGGCCGTGCGCACCCAGCGCGCCCACCAGGTCGCCATCCTCAACTACCGCCGCGACGGCTCGCCCCACTGGGTGCTGCTCCACCTCGCGCCCGTCTTCCACGCCGCCGACGGCCGGGTGCTCCACTTCCTCGCCGTCCAGGTGCCCatcgccgccgcgccgcgccgtcACCCGGGCCGGCCCGCGGCGTTCGCGGCGTGCCGGGAGGAGGCCAGGGGGGAGGAGGAGCTGCCTTGCGCCAGCCACGTAGGGGAGGTGTTTGTGGATATCGATAAGAGAG GTATGGAGACAAGAAGAA GGCTGGAGGCTGAGGAACCACGTATAGCTAGCGTCTGTGACAAAGAGATGGCTCTAAGCACAGCAAACAAAATCTTCTCTACGCTGAACCGCTATAGCAAACTAACTGGTTTGGTGGTTTGTGAGAGGAGATGTGATTCTGTTGGTATCCCAGCACTCAGCTCTTCGCTAAATCTCTCTCTCGGTAGAATCAAACAGAGCTTTGTATT AACTGACCGCCATTTGCCTGACATGCCGATAGTCTATGCTAGTGATGCCTTTCTATCATTAACAG GCAAAGATTTCTGCTGTTCTAATCATCTTACTTATCCAGGTTACTCAAGAGAAGAAATATTGGGCTGTAACTGCAGATTTTTAAACGGTCCAGGTACTAGTGCGGAGGTTTTAGAGGAG ATAAATCAACATATCTGTCTTGAGGAGGCTTGCACAGTGCATTTGCTTAATTACAG GAAAGATGGAAGTACATTCCGTGATCTGCTACATGTGTCTCCCATCCGAAATTCATCGGGCAAGGTTGGCTTACATCCTTTTCAG GTCGCGTTTCATGTGTGGGTTCACCTTGACGAGAGCGCGAAGCATGATTTTAGTGGGTTGACCCCTGAGGTATGGCAGCTCGGTGCTGTTGGTGCTGTAAGAGTTGCAGTTAGAAGCCTGTCTGCGTCAGGTAGCCTGTTGAGACCGTCCCAATAG
- the LOC119275106 gene encoding protein TWIN LOV 1-like isoform X4, with product MEGEERRLAASLTARYSEWVLEELDELRGSFLLTDPAMPGHPIVYASRGLASLTGYPRRELLGRNARLFQGAATDRAAVSGVREAVRTQRAHQVAILNYRRDGSPHWVLLHLAPVFHAADGRVLHFLAVQVPIAAAPRRHPGRPAAFAACREEARGEEELPCASHVGEVFVDIDKRGMETRRRLEAEEPRIASVCDKEMALSTANKIFSTLNRYSKLTGLVVCERRCDSVGIPALSSSLNLSLGRIKQSFVLTDRHLPDMPIVYASDAFLSLTGYSREEILGCNCRFLNGPGTSAEVLEEINQHICLEEACTVHLLNYRKDGSTFRDLLHVSPIRNSSGKVGLHPFQVAFHVWVHLDESAKHDFSGLTPEVWQLGAVGAVRVAVRSLSASGSLLRPSQ from the exons ATGGAAGGGGAGGAGCGGCGGCTGGCGGCGTCGCTCACGGCGCGGTACTCGGAGTGGGTGCTGGAGGAGCTGGACGAGCTGCGGGGGAGCTTCCTGCTCACGGACCCGGCCATGCCGGGCCACCCCATCGTCTACGCCTCCCGGGGCCTCGCGTCGCTCACGGGCTACCCGCGCCGCGAGCTGCTCGGCCGCAACGCGCGCCTCTTCCAGGGCGCCGCCACCGACCGCGCCGCCGTCTCCGGCGTCCGCGAGGCCGTGCGCACCCAGCGCGCCCACCAGGTCGCCATCCTCAACTACCGCCGCGACGGCTCGCCCCACTGGGTGCTGCTCCACCTCGCGCCCGTCTTCCACGCCGCCGACGGCCGGGTGCTCCACTTCCTCGCCGTCCAGGTGCCCatcgccgccgcgccgcgccgtcACCCGGGCCGGCCCGCGGCGTTCGCGGCGTGCCGGGAGGAGGCCAGGGGGGAGGAGGAGCTGCCTTGCGCCAGCCACGTAGGGGAGGTGTTTGTGGATATCGATAAGAGAG GTATGGAGACAAGAAGAA GGCTGGAGGCTGAGGAACCACGTATAGCTAGCGTCTGTGACAAAGAGATGGCTCTAAGCACAGCAAACAAAATCTTCTCTACGCTGAACCGCTATAGCAAACTAACTGGTTTGGTGGTTTGTGAGAGGAGATGTGATTCTGTTGGTATCCCAGCACTCAGCTCTTCGCTAAATCTCTCTCTCGGTAGAATCAAACAGAGCTTTGTATT AACTGACCGCCATTTGCCTGACATGCCGATAGTCTATGCTAGTGATGCCTTTCTATCATTAACAG GTTACTCAAGAGAAGAAATATTGGGCTGTAACTGCAGATTTTTAAACGGTCCAGGTACTAGTGCGGAGGTTTTAGAGGAG ATAAATCAACATATCTGTCTTGAGGAGGCTTGCACAGTGCATTTGCTTAATTACAG GAAAGATGGAAGTACATTCCGTGATCTGCTACATGTGTCTCCCATCCGAAATTCATCGGGCAAGGTTGGCTTACATCCTTTTCAG GTCGCGTTTCATGTGTGGGTTCACCTTGACGAGAGCGCGAAGCATGATTTTAGTGGGTTGACCCCTGAGGTATGGCAGCTCGGTGCTGTTGGTGCTGTAAGAGTTGCAGTTAGAAGCCTGTCTGCGTCAGGTAGCCTGTTGAGACCGTCCCAATAG
- the LOC119275106 gene encoding protein TWIN LOV 1-like isoform X5, whose amino-acid sequence MEGEERRLAASLTARYSEWVLEELDELRGSFLLTDPAMPGHPIVYASRGLASLTGYPRRELLGRNARLFQGAATDRAAVSGVREAVRTQRAHQVAILNYRRDGSPHWVLLHLAPVFHAADGRVLHFLAVQVPIAAAPRRHPGRPAAFAACREEARGEEELPCASHVGEVFVDIDKRGMETRRRLEAEEPRIASVCDKEMALSTANKIFSTLNRYSKLTGLVVCERRCDSVGIPALSSSLNLSLGRIKQSFVLTDRHLPDMPIVYASDAFLSLTGYSREEILGCNCRFLNGPGTSAEVLEEINQHICLEEACTVHLLNYRKDGSTFRDLLHVSPIRNSSGKVAFHVWVHLDESAKHDFSGLTPEVWQLGAVGAVRVAVRSLSASGSLLRPSQ is encoded by the exons ATGGAAGGGGAGGAGCGGCGGCTGGCGGCGTCGCTCACGGCGCGGTACTCGGAGTGGGTGCTGGAGGAGCTGGACGAGCTGCGGGGGAGCTTCCTGCTCACGGACCCGGCCATGCCGGGCCACCCCATCGTCTACGCCTCCCGGGGCCTCGCGTCGCTCACGGGCTACCCGCGCCGCGAGCTGCTCGGCCGCAACGCGCGCCTCTTCCAGGGCGCCGCCACCGACCGCGCCGCCGTCTCCGGCGTCCGCGAGGCCGTGCGCACCCAGCGCGCCCACCAGGTCGCCATCCTCAACTACCGCCGCGACGGCTCGCCCCACTGGGTGCTGCTCCACCTCGCGCCCGTCTTCCACGCCGCCGACGGCCGGGTGCTCCACTTCCTCGCCGTCCAGGTGCCCatcgccgccgcgccgcgccgtcACCCGGGCCGGCCCGCGGCGTTCGCGGCGTGCCGGGAGGAGGCCAGGGGGGAGGAGGAGCTGCCTTGCGCCAGCCACGTAGGGGAGGTGTTTGTGGATATCGATAAGAGAG GTATGGAGACAAGAAGAA GGCTGGAGGCTGAGGAACCACGTATAGCTAGCGTCTGTGACAAAGAGATGGCTCTAAGCACAGCAAACAAAATCTTCTCTACGCTGAACCGCTATAGCAAACTAACTGGTTTGGTGGTTTGTGAGAGGAGATGTGATTCTGTTGGTATCCCAGCACTCAGCTCTTCGCTAAATCTCTCTCTCGGTAGAATCAAACAGAGCTTTGTATT AACTGACCGCCATTTGCCTGACATGCCGATAGTCTATGCTAGTGATGCCTTTCTATCATTAACAG GTTACTCAAGAGAAGAAATATTGGGCTGTAACTGCAGATTTTTAAACGGTCCAGGTACTAGTGCGGAGGTTTTAGAGGAG ATAAATCAACATATCTGTCTTGAGGAGGCTTGCACAGTGCATTTGCTTAATTACAG GAAAGATGGAAGTACATTCCGTGATCTGCTACATGTGTCTCCCATCCGAAATTCATCGGGCAAG GTCGCGTTTCATGTGTGGGTTCACCTTGACGAGAGCGCGAAGCATGATTTTAGTGGGTTGACCCCTGAGGTATGGCAGCTCGGTGCTGTTGGTGCTGTAAGAGTTGCAGTTAGAAGCCTGTCTGCGTCAGGTAGCCTGTTGAGACCGTCCCAATAG
- the LOC119275106 gene encoding protein TWIN LOV 1-like isoform X6, with protein sequence MEGEERRLAASLTARYSEWVLEELDELRGSFLLTDPAMPGHPIVYASRGLASLTGYPRRELLGRNARLFQGAATDRAAVSGVREAVRTQRAHQVAILNYRRDGSPHWVLLHLAPVFHAADGRVLHFLAVQVPIAAAPRRHPGRPAAFAACREEARGEEELPCASHVGEVFVDIDKRGLEAEEPRIASVCDKEMALSTANKIFSTLNRYSKLTGLVVCERRCDSVGIPALSSSLNLSLGRIKQSFVLTDRHLPDMPIVYASDAFLSLTGYSREEILGCNCRFLNGPGTSAEVLEEINQHICLEEACTVHLLNYRKDGSTFRDLLHVSPIRNSSGKVAFHVWVHLDESAKHDFSGLTPEVWQLGAVGAVRVAVRSLSASGSLLRPSQ encoded by the exons ATGGAAGGGGAGGAGCGGCGGCTGGCGGCGTCGCTCACGGCGCGGTACTCGGAGTGGGTGCTGGAGGAGCTGGACGAGCTGCGGGGGAGCTTCCTGCTCACGGACCCGGCCATGCCGGGCCACCCCATCGTCTACGCCTCCCGGGGCCTCGCGTCGCTCACGGGCTACCCGCGCCGCGAGCTGCTCGGCCGCAACGCGCGCCTCTTCCAGGGCGCCGCCACCGACCGCGCCGCCGTCTCCGGCGTCCGCGAGGCCGTGCGCACCCAGCGCGCCCACCAGGTCGCCATCCTCAACTACCGCCGCGACGGCTCGCCCCACTGGGTGCTGCTCCACCTCGCGCCCGTCTTCCACGCCGCCGACGGCCGGGTGCTCCACTTCCTCGCCGTCCAGGTGCCCatcgccgccgcgccgcgccgtcACCCGGGCCGGCCCGCGGCGTTCGCGGCGTGCCGGGAGGAGGCCAGGGGGGAGGAGGAGCTGCCTTGCGCCAGCCACGTAGGGGAGGTGTTTGTGGATATCGATAAGAGAG GGCTGGAGGCTGAGGAACCACGTATAGCTAGCGTCTGTGACAAAGAGATGGCTCTAAGCACAGCAAACAAAATCTTCTCTACGCTGAACCGCTATAGCAAACTAACTGGTTTGGTGGTTTGTGAGAGGAGATGTGATTCTGTTGGTATCCCAGCACTCAGCTCTTCGCTAAATCTCTCTCTCGGTAGAATCAAACAGAGCTTTGTATT AACTGACCGCCATTTGCCTGACATGCCGATAGTCTATGCTAGTGATGCCTTTCTATCATTAACAG GTTACTCAAGAGAAGAAATATTGGGCTGTAACTGCAGATTTTTAAACGGTCCAGGTACTAGTGCGGAGGTTTTAGAGGAG ATAAATCAACATATCTGTCTTGAGGAGGCTTGCACAGTGCATTTGCTTAATTACAG GAAAGATGGAAGTACATTCCGTGATCTGCTACATGTGTCTCCCATCCGAAATTCATCGGGCAAG GTCGCGTTTCATGTGTGGGTTCACCTTGACGAGAGCGCGAAGCATGATTTTAGTGGGTTGACCCCTGAGGTATGGCAGCTCGGTGCTGTTGGTGCTGTAAGAGTTGCAGTTAGAAGCCTGTCTGCGTCAGGTAGCCTGTTGAGACCGTCCCAATAG
- the LOC119275106 gene encoding protein TWIN LOV 1-like isoform X7: MEGEERRLAASLTARYSEWVLEELDELRGSFLLTDPAMPGHPIVYASRGLASLTGYPRRELLGRNARLFQGAATDRAAVSGVREAVRTQRAHQVAILNYRRDGSPHWVLLHLAPVFHAADGRVLHFLAVQVPIAAAPRRHPGRPAAFAACREEARGEEELPCASHVGEVFVDIDKRGMETRRRLEAEEPRIASVCDKEMALSTANKIFSTLNRYSKLTGLVVCERRCDSVGIPALSSSLNLSLGRIKQSFVLTDRHLPDMPIVYASDAFLSLTGKDFCCSNHLTYPGYSREEILGCNCRFLNGPGTSAEVLEEINQHICLEEACTVHLLNYRWKYIP; this comes from the exons ATGGAAGGGGAGGAGCGGCGGCTGGCGGCGTCGCTCACGGCGCGGTACTCGGAGTGGGTGCTGGAGGAGCTGGACGAGCTGCGGGGGAGCTTCCTGCTCACGGACCCGGCCATGCCGGGCCACCCCATCGTCTACGCCTCCCGGGGCCTCGCGTCGCTCACGGGCTACCCGCGCCGCGAGCTGCTCGGCCGCAACGCGCGCCTCTTCCAGGGCGCCGCCACCGACCGCGCCGCCGTCTCCGGCGTCCGCGAGGCCGTGCGCACCCAGCGCGCCCACCAGGTCGCCATCCTCAACTACCGCCGCGACGGCTCGCCCCACTGGGTGCTGCTCCACCTCGCGCCCGTCTTCCACGCCGCCGACGGCCGGGTGCTCCACTTCCTCGCCGTCCAGGTGCCCatcgccgccgcgccgcgccgtcACCCGGGCCGGCCCGCGGCGTTCGCGGCGTGCCGGGAGGAGGCCAGGGGGGAGGAGGAGCTGCCTTGCGCCAGCCACGTAGGGGAGGTGTTTGTGGATATCGATAAGAGAG GTATGGAGACAAGAAGAA GGCTGGAGGCTGAGGAACCACGTATAGCTAGCGTCTGTGACAAAGAGATGGCTCTAAGCACAGCAAACAAAATCTTCTCTACGCTGAACCGCTATAGCAAACTAACTGGTTTGGTGGTTTGTGAGAGGAGATGTGATTCTGTTGGTATCCCAGCACTCAGCTCTTCGCTAAATCTCTCTCTCGGTAGAATCAAACAGAGCTTTGTATT AACTGACCGCCATTTGCCTGACATGCCGATAGTCTATGCTAGTGATGCCTTTCTATCATTAACAG GCAAAGATTTCTGCTGTTCTAATCATCTTACTTATCCAGGTTACTCAAGAGAAGAAATATTGGGCTGTAACTGCAGATTTTTAAACGGTCCAGGTACTAGTGCGGAGGTTTTAGAGGAG ATAAATCAACATATCTGTCTTGAGGAGGCTTGCACAGTGCATTTGCTTAATTACAG ATGGAAGTACATTCCGTGA